In Kitasatospora gansuensis, a genomic segment contains:
- the fdhD gene encoding formate dehydrogenase accessory sulfurtransferase FdhD, translated as MARATVRRRVLRLRGDERGERADALAAEEPLEIRVGGEALTVTMRTPGHDFDLVAGFLVGEGMLHTAAELAALRYCAGTDADGLNTYNVVDATLRGGRPALTTHRNLLTTSACGLCGRDTVEAVRTHVRWPVGADQVRVSPRVLYGLPDQLRAAQRAFDSTGGLHAAGLFTAEGELLCVREDVGRHNAVDKVVGWALREDRLPLAGHLLLVSGRASFELTQKAALAGIPVLAAVSAPSSLAVDLAEELGLTLVGFLRGEGANVYTGADRLA; from the coding sequence ATGGCACGGGCGACGGTACGGCGGCGGGTGTTGCGGCTGCGCGGGGACGAGCGCGGCGAGCGGGCGGACGCGCTGGCGGCGGAGGAGCCGCTGGAGATCCGGGTCGGCGGCGAGGCGCTGACCGTGACCATGCGCACCCCGGGGCACGACTTCGACCTGGTGGCCGGCTTCCTGGTCGGTGAGGGGATGCTGCACACGGCGGCCGAGCTGGCCGCGCTGCGGTACTGCGCCGGGACCGACGCGGACGGGCTGAACACCTACAACGTGGTGGACGCCACCCTGCGCGGCGGCCGCCCGGCGCTGACGACCCATCGGAACCTGCTGACCACCAGCGCCTGCGGCCTGTGCGGCCGGGACACCGTCGAGGCGGTCCGCACCCACGTCCGCTGGCCGGTCGGGGCGGACCAGGTCCGGGTGTCGCCGCGCGTGCTGTACGGGCTGCCGGACCAACTCCGGGCGGCGCAGCGGGCGTTCGACTCGACCGGCGGCCTGCACGCGGCCGGGCTGTTCACGGCGGAGGGCGAGCTGCTCTGCGTCCGGGAGGACGTCGGGCGGCACAACGCGGTCGACAAGGTGGTGGGCTGGGCGCTCCGCGAGGACCGGCTGCCGCTGGCCGGGCACCTGCTGCTGGTGAGCGGGCGGGCCTCGTTCGAGCTGACCCAGAAGGCGGCGCTGGCGGGCATCCCGGTGCTGGCCGCCGTCTCGGCCCCGTCCTCGCTGGCGGTGGACCTGGCGGAGGAGCTCGGCCTGACCCTGGTCGGCTTCCTGCGCGGCGAGGGTGCCAACGTCTACACCGGAGCCGACCGGTTGGCCTGA
- the hutU gene encoding urocanate hydratase, whose protein sequence is MVQQQGSGPREVRAARGTQLTTQGWQQEAALRMLMNNLDPEVAEHPSKLVVYGGTGKAARDWRSYDAMVRTLQTLKQDETMLVQSGRPVGVMQTHEWAPRVLIANSNLVGDWANWEEFRRLENLGLTMYGQMTAGSWIYIGTQGILQGTYETFGAVAAKKFNDTLEGTITLTAGLGGMGGAQPLAVTMNGGVAICIDCDPSRIARRIEHRYLDVEAKNLSHALELATAARDKKQPLSIGLLGNAAELFPQLLAMDAPIDIVTDQTSAHDPLAYLPIGVDFDDMADYAAAKPAEFTQRSRESMAKHVEAMVGFQDRGAEVFDYGNSIRGEAQLAGYDRAFAFPGFVPAYIRPLFCEGKGPFRWAALSGDAQDIYKTDKAVLDLFPENESLHRWIKMAQEKVHFQGLPARICWLGYGERDKAGERFNDMVASGELSAPIVIGRDHLDCGSVASPYRETEAMLDGSDAIADWPLLNAMVNVASGASWVSIHHGGGVGIGRSIHAGQVTVADGTPLAGEKIRRVLTNDPGMGVIRHVDAGYDRAVEVADERGVRVPMGEL, encoded by the coding sequence ATGGTGCAGCAGCAGGGCAGTGGTCCGCGCGAGGTGCGCGCGGCGCGTGGGACGCAGCTGACGACGCAGGGCTGGCAGCAGGAGGCCGCCCTGCGGATGCTCATGAACAACCTCGACCCGGAGGTGGCCGAGCACCCCTCCAAGCTGGTGGTCTACGGCGGCACCGGCAAGGCGGCCCGGGACTGGCGCTCGTACGACGCGATGGTGCGCACGCTGCAGACGCTCAAGCAGGACGAGACCATGCTGGTCCAGTCCGGGCGGCCGGTCGGTGTGATGCAGACGCACGAGTGGGCGCCCCGGGTGCTGATCGCCAACTCCAACCTGGTCGGCGACTGGGCCAACTGGGAGGAGTTCCGCCGGCTGGAGAACCTCGGGCTCACCATGTACGGCCAGATGACGGCCGGCTCCTGGATCTACATCGGTACCCAGGGCATCCTGCAGGGCACGTACGAGACCTTCGGCGCGGTGGCCGCGAAGAAGTTCAACGACACCCTCGAAGGCACCATCACCCTCACCGCCGGTCTCGGCGGCATGGGTGGCGCCCAGCCGCTGGCCGTCACCATGAACGGTGGCGTGGCGATCTGTATCGACTGTGACCCGTCCCGGATCGCCCGCCGGATCGAGCACCGCTACCTGGACGTGGAGGCGAAGAACCTCAGCCACGCGCTGGAGCTGGCCACCGCCGCCCGGGACAAGAAGCAGCCGCTGTCGATCGGCCTGCTGGGCAACGCGGCCGAGCTGTTCCCGCAGCTGCTCGCGATGGACGCGCCGATCGACATCGTCACCGACCAGACCAGCGCGCACGACCCGCTGGCCTACCTGCCGATCGGCGTCGACTTCGACGACATGGCGGACTACGCGGCGGCCAAGCCGGCCGAGTTCACCCAGCGCTCGCGCGAGTCGATGGCCAAGCACGTCGAGGCGATGGTCGGCTTCCAGGACCGTGGCGCCGAGGTCTTCGACTACGGCAACTCGATCCGTGGCGAGGCCCAACTCGCGGGCTACGACCGCGCGTTCGCCTTCCCGGGCTTCGTCCCGGCGTACATCCGGCCGCTGTTCTGCGAGGGCAAGGGCCCGTTCCGCTGGGCCGCGCTCTCGGGTGACGCGCAGGACATCTACAAGACCGACAAGGCCGTGCTCGACCTCTTCCCGGAGAACGAGTCGCTGCACCGCTGGATCAAGATGGCCCAGGAGAAGGTGCACTTCCAGGGCCTCCCGGCGCGGATCTGCTGGCTCGGCTACGGCGAGCGCGACAAGGCCGGTGAGCGGTTCAACGACATGGTGGCGAGCGGCGAGCTGTCCGCGCCGATCGTGATCGGCCGCGACCACCTGGACTGCGGCTCGGTGGCCTCCCCGTACCGGGAGACCGAGGCGATGCTGGACGGCTCCGACGCGATCGCCGACTGGCCGCTGCTGAACGCCATGGTCAACGTCGCCTCCGGCGCCTCCTGGGTCTCCATCCACCACGGCGGCGGCGTCGGCATCGGCCGCTCGATCCACGCCGGTCAGGTCACGGTCGCCGACGGCACCCCGCTGGCGGGCGAGAAGATCCGCCGGGTGCTCACCAACGACCCGGGCATGGGCGTGATCCGGCACGTGGACGCCGGGTACGACCGTGCGGTCGAGGTCGCCGACGAGCGTGGTGTCCGCGTCCCGATGGGTGAGCTGTGA
- a CDS encoding allantoate amidohydrolase produces the protein MWAELLPVGRSASSGGYRRHAWNSADAECRAWFEQQATNRGLAYELDRNGNQWAWLGDPRGDGAIVTGSHLDSVPDGGAFDGPLGVVSSFAALDELRDRGTEFTRPLAIVNFGDEEGARFGVACIGSRLSAGVLGREQAYELRDADGVRLPDAMERAGYDPAAIGADDDRLRRIGAFVELHVEQGRYLTEDQPIGVASAIWPHGRWRFDFHGEANHAGTTRIEDRRDPMLTFADTVLSARQQAELAGALATFGKVAVEPNGTNAIASLIRGWLDSRAADETVLTELVERIRQSALRRGEQDGVRVELTRESYTPVVDFDGPLRDRLAKRLGGVPVLPTGAGHDAGILASAVPTAMLFVRNPSGVSHSPAEYAEQADCLAGVTALADVLEDLACQ, from the coding sequence ATGTGGGCGGAGCTGCTCCCCGTGGGCCGCTCCGCCTCCTCCGGGGGCTACCGCCGGCACGCCTGGAACTCGGCCGACGCCGAGTGCCGGGCCTGGTTCGAGCAGCAGGCCACCAACCGTGGCCTGGCCTACGAGCTGGACCGCAACGGCAACCAGTGGGCCTGGCTGGGTGATCCTCGGGGTGACGGCGCGATCGTCACCGGCTCGCACCTGGACTCCGTCCCGGACGGCGGCGCCTTCGACGGCCCGCTCGGGGTGGTCTCCTCCTTCGCCGCCCTGGACGAACTCCGGGACAGGGGGACGGAGTTCACCCGCCCGCTGGCGATCGTCAACTTCGGCGACGAGGAGGGCGCCCGGTTCGGCGTGGCCTGCATCGGCTCCCGGCTGAGCGCCGGGGTGCTCGGTCGCGAGCAGGCGTACGAGCTGCGCGACGCCGACGGTGTCCGGCTGCCCGACGCGATGGAGCGGGCGGGGTACGACCCGGCCGCGATCGGCGCGGACGACGACCGGCTGCGCCGGATCGGCGCCTTCGTCGAGCTGCACGTCGAGCAGGGCCGGTACCTGACGGAGGATCAGCCGATCGGGGTGGCCAGTGCGATCTGGCCGCACGGCCGCTGGCGGTTCGACTTCCACGGCGAGGCCAACCACGCCGGGACCACCCGGATCGAGGACCGCCGCGACCCGATGCTGACCTTCGCCGACACCGTCCTGTCGGCTCGTCAGCAGGCCGAACTGGCCGGGGCACTGGCCACCTTCGGCAAGGTCGCGGTGGAGCCGAACGGCACCAACGCGATCGCCTCGCTGATCCGCGGCTGGCTGGACTCCCGGGCGGCCGACGAGACCGTGCTGACCGAACTGGTCGAGCGGATCCGGCAGTCCGCGCTGCGGCGCGGCGAGCAGGACGGCGTCCGGGTCGAGCTGACCCGCGAGTCGTACACCCCGGTGGTCGACTTCGACGGACCGCTGCGCGACCGGCTGGCCAAGCGCCTGGGTGGCGTACCGGTGCTGCCGACCGGAGCGGGACACGACGCCGGGATCCTGGCATCGGCCGTCCCGACCGCCATGCTGTTCGTACGTAACCCGAGCGGGGTCTCGCACTCCCCGGCCGAGTACGCCGAGCAGGCCGACTGCCTGGCCGGAGTGACCGCGCTCGCCGACGTCCTGGAGGATCTGGCGTGTCAGTGA
- a CDS encoding formimidoylglutamate deiminase, whose translation MSVTTYWAEYAWLPHVNGPAVERDVLISVADGRITAVAPDSGPCPPGAVRLTGLLLPGQANAHSHAFHRALRGSVQVGSGTFWTWRDTMYRFAGALDPDSYLALATAVYAEMALAGITSVGEFHYLHHAPGGGRYADPNAMGHALIEAAARAGIRITLLDTCYLSSGFGAEPTRHQLRFSDGDSDAWAERVSALKPAEHARIGAAVHSVRAVPAAQLSTVAQWATAADAQLHVHLSEQTAENDACLTAHGVTPTRLLADHGVLGPRTSAVHATHLTDQDIQLLSDSSTNICMCPTTERDLADGIGPARRLAGAGCPITLGSDSHAVIDPFEEARALELDERLRTRTRGHWTANALLRAGSEDGHASLGWPEAGRIEAGALADFTVLALDSVRTAGPPPELGAETAVFAASAADVRHVVVGGRHIVKDGHHQLVPDVATALSTTIAALRS comes from the coding sequence GTGTCAGTGACCACCTACTGGGCGGAGTACGCCTGGCTGCCGCACGTCAACGGTCCGGCGGTCGAGCGGGACGTGCTGATCTCGGTGGCGGACGGCCGGATCACGGCGGTCGCGCCGGACAGCGGGCCCTGCCCGCCCGGCGCGGTCCGGCTGACCGGGCTGCTGCTGCCCGGCCAGGCGAACGCCCACTCGCACGCCTTCCACCGCGCGCTCCGGGGCAGCGTCCAGGTCGGCTCCGGCACCTTCTGGACCTGGCGGGACACCATGTACCGGTTCGCCGGTGCGCTCGACCCGGACAGCTACCTGGCGCTGGCCACCGCGGTCTACGCCGAGATGGCGCTCGCCGGGATCACCAGCGTGGGCGAGTTCCACTACCTGCACCACGCCCCCGGCGGCGGCCGGTACGCCGACCCGAACGCGATGGGCCACGCCCTGATCGAGGCGGCGGCCCGGGCCGGCATCCGGATCACCCTGCTGGACACCTGCTACCTCTCGTCCGGCTTCGGCGCCGAACCGACCCGGCACCAACTCCGGTTCAGCGACGGCGACTCGGACGCCTGGGCGGAACGGGTCAGCGCCCTCAAGCCGGCCGAACACGCCCGGATCGGTGCCGCCGTGCACTCCGTCCGGGCCGTCCCCGCCGCGCAGTTGAGCACCGTCGCCCAGTGGGCCACCGCAGCGGACGCCCAACTGCACGTCCACCTCTCGGAGCAGACCGCCGAGAACGACGCCTGCCTCACCGCCCACGGCGTCACCCCGACCAGGCTGCTCGCCGACCACGGCGTGCTCGGGCCGCGCACCTCCGCGGTGCACGCGACCCACCTGACGGACCAGGACATCCAGCTGCTCTCGGACTCCTCGACCAACATCTGCATGTGTCCCACCACCGAACGCGACCTCGCGGACGGCATCGGGCCCGCCCGGCGGCTGGCCGGCGCGGGCTGCCCGATCACCCTCGGCAGCGACAGCCACGCGGTGATCGACCCGTTTGAGGAGGCCCGGGCCCTGGAGCTGGACGAACGCCTGCGCACCCGCACCCGCGGCCACTGGACGGCGAACGCCCTGCTCCGCGCGGGCAGCGAGGACGGCCACGCCTCGCTCGGCTGGCCCGAGGCGGGCCGGATCGAGGCCGGCGCCCTGGCCGACTTCACCGTGCTGGCCCTCGACTCGGTCCGCACCGCCGGGCCGCCGCCGGAACTCGGCGCCGAGACGGCCGTCTTCGCCGCCTCCGCCGCCGACGTCCGCCACGTGGTGGTCGGCGGCCGCCACATCGTCAAGGACGGGCACCACCAACTCGTCCCCGACGTCGCGACCGCCCTGAGCACGACAATCGCCGCCCTCCGGTCCTAG
- the hutI gene encoding imidazolonepropionase → MSTLITNLGSLVTNDPSLGTLTDAAVVIDGDRIAWVGAAAAAPQADARFDAEGRAMIPGFVDSHAHLVFAGDRTAEFNARMSGQSYTAGGIRTTVAATRAATDAELEANLTRFIGEALRQGTTTIECKSGYGLTTEDEARALRIAAAHTPETTYLGAHVVAPEFKEDPAGYVELVTGEMLDACAPHARWVDVFCEQGAFDGDQARAILTAGAKRGLIPRVHANQLHHGPGVQLAVELGAASADHCTHLTDADVDALANGETVATLLPGAEFSTRAKYPDARRLLDAGVTVALSTDCNPGSSFTSSMAFCIAVAVREMGMTPDEAVYAATAGGARALRRTDVGLVAPGARADLLLLDAPSAVHLAYRPGVPLTAAVWQDGVRKV, encoded by the coding sequence GTGAGCACGCTCATCACCAACCTCGGTTCCCTGGTCACCAACGACCCCAGCCTGGGCACCCTCACTGACGCCGCCGTGGTGATCGACGGAGACCGGATCGCCTGGGTCGGTGCGGCCGCCGCCGCCCCGCAGGCCGACGCCCGCTTCGACGCCGAGGGCCGGGCGATGATCCCCGGCTTCGTCGATTCGCATGCCCACCTGGTCTTCGCCGGTGACCGCACCGCCGAGTTCAACGCCCGGATGAGCGGCCAGTCCTACACCGCCGGCGGTATCAGGACCACCGTCGCCGCCACCCGCGCCGCGACCGACGCCGAGCTGGAGGCGAACCTCACCCGCTTCATCGGCGAGGCGCTCCGCCAGGGCACCACCACCATCGAGTGCAAGTCGGGCTACGGCCTGACCACCGAGGACGAGGCGCGTGCTCTGCGGATCGCCGCCGCGCACACCCCGGAGACCACCTACCTCGGCGCCCACGTGGTCGCGCCGGAGTTCAAGGAGGACCCGGCGGGCTACGTCGAGCTGGTGACCGGCGAGATGCTGGACGCCTGTGCCCCGCACGCCCGTTGGGTGGACGTGTTCTGCGAGCAGGGCGCCTTCGACGGTGACCAGGCCCGGGCGATCCTTACCGCCGGGGCGAAGCGCGGGCTGATCCCGCGGGTGCACGCCAACCAGCTGCACCACGGCCCGGGCGTCCAGCTCGCGGTCGAGCTGGGGGCGGCCTCGGCCGACCACTGCACCCACCTGACCGACGCCGACGTGGACGCGCTGGCGAACGGCGAGACCGTCGCCACGCTGCTCCCCGGCGCGGAGTTCTCCACCCGGGCGAAGTACCCGGACGCCCGCCGCCTGCTGGACGCGGGCGTCACCGTCGCGCTCTCCACCGACTGCAACCCGGGCTCCAGCTTCACCAGTTCGATGGCCTTCTGCATCGCGGTCGCGGTCCGCGAGATGGGCATGACCCCGGACGAGGCGGTGTACGCCGCCACCGCCGGCGGCGCGCGCGCTCTGCGCCGGACGGACGTCGGCCTGGTGGCACCCGGCGCGCGGGCCGACCTGCTGCTGCTGGACGCGCCGTCCGCCGTGCACCTGGCCTACCGTCCGGGCGTCCCGCTCACCGCCGCCGTCTGGCAGGACGGCGTCCGCAAGGTCTGA
- a CDS encoding peptide MFS transporter produces MASTTLDVGTAPSPTSSGPTFFGHPRGLATLFMTEMWERFSFYGMRALLVLYMAAEVSKGGLGMQAATAAAVYSVYNAMVYLLALPGGWIADRFLGARKTVAIGGGIIMLGHFALALPPEATFFAGLGLIAIGSGLLKANISTMVGHLYDGPNDPRRDGGFTIFYMGINLGAFVAPLVIGTVGEKVSWHLGFALAGVGMAIGLVQYLLGSRHLSERSSVVAAPMGAEEKRAVLRKAALWLAAAVVFYAVVALTGSLSIDWLIWPLSIAGIVIPVVYFARLRRDKDLTADEKSKMNGYVWFFVAAAVFWMIYDQSGSTLNLFAKDNTDLSVFGFEFPSSWFQSLNPLYIMALAPVFAWLWIWLDRRRRNPSTTVKFAFGLLMIGGSFLVMMLAMAAATGGAKVTPLWLALVYFIQTVGELTLSPVGLSVTTKLAPAKYASQMMGIWFLAVTAGDCTASIIQLLVGDSTGSTWYFASQGLLAVLAGVALLMYRKKVVKLMGDVH; encoded by the coding sequence ATGGCGTCAACAACTCTGGACGTCGGCACCGCGCCGAGCCCGACCAGCAGCGGCCCCACCTTCTTCGGGCACCCCCGCGGACTCGCCACCCTCTTCATGACGGAGATGTGGGAGCGGTTCAGCTTCTACGGGATGCGCGCCCTGCTGGTGCTCTACATGGCCGCCGAGGTCTCCAAGGGCGGGCTCGGCATGCAGGCCGCCACGGCGGCCGCCGTCTACAGCGTCTACAACGCCATGGTCTACCTGCTCGCCCTGCCCGGCGGCTGGATCGCGGACCGCTTCCTCGGCGCCCGGAAGACCGTCGCGATCGGCGGCGGCATCATCATGCTCGGCCACTTCGCGCTGGCCCTGCCGCCCGAGGCGACCTTCTTCGCCGGGCTCGGCCTGATCGCGATCGGCTCCGGTCTGCTCAAGGCCAACATCTCCACCATGGTCGGCCACCTCTACGACGGCCCCAACGACCCGCGCCGCGACGGTGGCTTCACCATCTTCTACATGGGCATCAATCTCGGTGCCTTCGTCGCCCCGCTGGTGATCGGCACGGTCGGCGAGAAGGTCAGCTGGCACCTCGGCTTCGCGCTGGCCGGCGTCGGCATGGCGATCGGCCTGGTCCAGTACCTGCTCGGCAGCCGCCACCTGAGCGAGCGCAGCAGCGTGGTCGCCGCGCCGATGGGCGCCGAGGAGAAGCGGGCCGTGCTCCGCAAGGCCGCCCTCTGGCTGGCCGCCGCCGTGGTGTTCTACGCGGTGGTCGCGCTGACCGGCAGCCTGAGCATCGACTGGCTGATCTGGCCGCTCTCCATCGCCGGCATCGTGATCCCGGTGGTCTACTTCGCCCGGCTGCGCCGGGACAAGGACCTGACCGCCGACGAGAAGTCCAAGATGAACGGGTACGTCTGGTTCTTCGTGGCGGCCGCCGTGTTCTGGATGATCTACGACCAGTCCGGCTCGACGCTGAACCTGTTCGCGAAGGACAACACCGATCTCTCGGTGTTCGGCTTCGAGTTCCCGAGCAGCTGGTTCCAGTCGCTGAACCCGCTCTACATCATGGCGCTGGCCCCGGTCTTCGCCTGGCTCTGGATCTGGCTGGACCGACGCCGGCGAAACCCGTCCACCACGGTGAAGTTCGCCTTCGGCCTGCTGATGATCGGCGGCTCGTTCCTGGTGATGATGCTGGCGATGGCCGCCGCCACCGGTGGCGCCAAGGTCACCCCGCTTTGGCTGGCCCTGGTCTACTTCATCCAGACCGTCGGCGAGCTGACCCTCTCCCCGGTCGGACTCTCCGTCACCACCAAGCTGGCGCCCGCCAAGTACGCCAGCCAGATGATGGGCATCTGGTTCCTCGCCGTCACGGCGGGCGACTGCACCGCCTCGATCATCCAGCTGCTGGTCGGCGACTCCACGGGCAGCACCTGGTACTTCGCCTCCCAGGGCCTGCTGGCCGTGCTGGCCGGGGTGGCGCTGCTGATGTACCGGAAGAAGGTCGTGAAGCTGATGGGCGACGTGCACTGA
- a CDS encoding response regulator transcription factor translates to MTCVLLAEDDPAISEPLARALRREGYEVLVREEGPGALAAGLTEDVDLIVLDLGLPEMDGLEVARRLRAEGRTCPVLVLTARADEVDTVVGLDAGADDYVTKPFRLAELLARVRALLRRGNVDQLTTGAHGVKIDIESHRAWLGEEELTLSAKEFELLRVLVRDAGRVVTREEIMRQVWDTTWWTSTKTLDMHISWLRKKLGDDAANPRYISTVRGVGFRFEKN, encoded by the coding sequence ATGACCTGTGTGCTGCTGGCCGAGGACGACCCGGCGATCTCCGAACCGCTGGCCCGTGCGCTCCGACGGGAGGGCTACGAGGTGCTCGTCCGCGAGGAGGGCCCCGGGGCGCTCGCGGCCGGACTCACCGAGGACGTCGACCTGATCGTGCTCGACCTCGGCCTGCCCGAGATGGACGGTCTCGAGGTGGCCCGCCGGCTCCGCGCCGAGGGCCGGACCTGCCCGGTGCTGGTGCTCACCGCCCGGGCCGACGAGGTGGACACTGTGGTCGGCCTGGACGCCGGGGCGGACGACTACGTCACCAAGCCGTTCCGGCTGGCCGAGCTGCTGGCCCGGGTCCGGGCCCTGCTCCGGCGCGGCAACGTGGACCAGCTGACCACCGGCGCGCACGGCGTGAAGATCGACATCGAGTCGCACCGCGCCTGGCTGGGTGAGGAGGAGCTGACCCTCTCCGCCAAGGAGTTCGAGCTGCTCCGGGTGCTGGTCCGGGACGCCGGCCGGGTGGTCACCCGGGAGGAGATCATGCGGCAGGTCTGGGACACCACCTGGTGGACCTCGACCAAGACCCTGGACATGCACATCTCCTGGCTGCGCAAGAAGCTCGGCGACGACGCGGCCAACCCGCGCTACATCTCCACCGTCCGCGGCGTCGGCTTCCGCTTCGAGAAGAACTGA
- a CDS encoding HAMP domain-containing histidine kinase gives MKRRMINSLLGVVLVMVVVFCVPIALIEKQSIVNAADARVDAQAVRVLGLVESRLAAQEPITGEKFTAQLPEGGYVTIAVPGQPVLAIGTPPGPPVLSATESGADGETVTVVQSRGGVDHEIANMLLLLGVVALLAVQAAVALAVWQAKRLARPLVDLAETAERLGSGDPRPRDRRYGVPELDRVAEVLDASAERIARMLSAERRLSADASHQLRTPLTALSMRLEEINTLASEPDTVKEESTIALQQVERLTDVVQRLLTNQRDPRSPTAVVFELDEVVKQQLAEWSPTMRGTGRTLRVEGLREVRVLGTPGMVAQVLATLIENSLMHGAGTVIVRARPSGRSVVVEVQDEGPGVPTELGNRVFERAVSGRNSTGIGLAVARDLAEADGARLELLSLQPPVFALFLTRADEEN, from the coding sequence GTGAAACGCCGGATGATCAACTCGCTGCTCGGCGTGGTCCTGGTGATGGTGGTGGTGTTCTGCGTCCCGATCGCGCTGATCGAGAAGCAGTCCATCGTGAACGCCGCCGACGCCCGGGTGGACGCCCAGGCGGTCCGGGTGCTCGGCCTGGTGGAGAGCCGGCTCGCGGCGCAGGAGCCGATCACCGGGGAGAAGTTCACCGCCCAGCTCCCCGAGGGCGGCTACGTCACCATCGCGGTGCCCGGGCAGCCGGTGCTGGCGATCGGTACCCCGCCGGGGCCGCCGGTGCTGAGCGCCACCGAGTCCGGCGCCGACGGCGAGACGGTCACCGTGGTGCAGTCCCGCGGCGGGGTGGACCACGAGATCGCCAACATGCTGCTGCTGCTCGGCGTGGTCGCGCTGCTCGCGGTCCAGGCGGCGGTGGCGCTCGCGGTCTGGCAGGCCAAGCGGCTGGCCCGGCCGCTGGTCGACCTGGCCGAGACCGCCGAGCGGCTCGGCTCCGGCGACCCGCGGCCCCGGGACCGCCGGTACGGCGTCCCCGAGCTGGACCGGGTGGCCGAGGTGCTGGACGCCAGCGCCGAGCGGATCGCCCGGATGCTCTCCGCCGAGCGCCGGCTCTCCGCCGACGCCTCGCACCAGCTCCGCACCCCGCTCACCGCGCTCTCGATGCGGCTGGAGGAGATCAACACACTGGCGAGCGAGCCGGACACCGTGAAGGAGGAGTCCACCATCGCGCTCCAGCAGGTGGAACGGCTCACCGACGTGGTGCAGCGGCTGCTCACCAACCAGCGCGACCCGCGCAGCCCCACGGCGGTGGTCTTCGAGCTGGACGAGGTGGTCAAGCAGCAGCTGGCCGAGTGGAGCCCGACCATGCGCGGCACCGGCCGCACCCTGCGGGTCGAGGGCCTGCGCGAGGTCCGGGTGCTGGGCACGCCGGGGATGGTGGCCCAGGTGCTGGCCACCCTGATCGAGAACTCGCTGATGCACGGCGCCGGGACGGTCATCGTCCGGGCCAGGCCGTCCGGCCGTTCGGTGGTGGTCGAGGTGCAGGACGAGGGCCCCGGCGTACCGACCGAGCTGGGCAACCGGGTCTTCGAACGGGCCGTCAGCGGCCGCAACTCCACCGGCATCGGCCTCGCGGTGGCCCGGGACCTGGCCGAGGCGGACGGGGCGCGGCTGGAGCTGCTCTCGCTCCAGCCGCCGGTCTTCGCGCTCTTCCTCACCCGGGCGGACGAGGAGAACTGA
- a CDS encoding GtrA family protein: MTSTTGPKASLTQKLRSLSREVTGFAVIGLVGVVVNAGVFWVCLQTPGVIGSLAGFIATAVAIGTNYIGYRYWLYADRDAASRKREITLFLIFSGIGMLIENGILAFSVHVLGYSSHAEQLIAKNVVGLAAGTVFRFFSYRTWVFKALPELAEPATVPAPAEAALQPQYAK, encoded by the coding sequence ATGACGAGCACGACCGGCCCGAAGGCCTCGCTGACGCAGAAGCTCCGCAGCCTCTCCCGGGAGGTGACCGGCTTCGCGGTCATCGGTCTGGTCGGTGTGGTGGTCAACGCCGGGGTCTTCTGGGTCTGCCTCCAGACGCCCGGTGTGATCGGCTCGCTGGCCGGTTTCATCGCCACTGCGGTCGCGATCGGCACCAACTACATCGGCTACCGGTACTGGCTGTACGCCGACCGCGACGCCGCGTCCCGCAAGCGCGAGATCACCCTCTTCCTGATCTTCAGCGGGATCGGCATGCTGATCGAGAACGGCATCCTGGCCTTCTCGGTGCACGTGCTGGGCTACTCCTCGCACGCCGAGCAGCTGATCGCCAAGAACGTGGTCGGCCTGGCCGCCGGTACGGTCTTCCGATTCTTCTCGTACCGCACCTGGGTCTTCAAGGCGCTGCCCGAGCTGGCCGAGCCCGCCACCGTCCCGGCGCCCGCCGAGGCCGCGCTGCAGCCGCAGTACGCCAAGTGA